The Faecalibacterium sp. I3-3-33 DNA window TTAGTTAAGTCGGCGACTACCTATTAAGGTATGCAGCCCCGCTTTTTCTTTATATGCGAGCACTCAGTCGTGGGTCTTTTCCATATTGCCAGAAATGGATTGCATACAGTCCCGCACCCAGAAGCAGACAAAAGATTGAATAGCTAAGAATCGGAAGCCGCAGCAGTACAATCTTACCCGCGATCCGGGTAAAGAACCAGCCTGTCCCATACAGCACTACGATATATAGCGCCATCCAAGCGATATATTTGAGCCAGTGTTCCCGTGGAGGAAAACCTACCTGCTCCATCATCCGGCGGAACAGTATGCAAAACGCGGTCAATGCAACAGCTAACTGCATCAGATAGCCTACCGAAAGCTCAAAAACCCAATTTCCAATTACCGGATAGAGCAGCAAGCCTTCCACGCCCCACCCAAAAAAGAAATACAGCGGTGCAACATACCAGAAGTAATCCCCGGCTCTCAGTGTTTTCAAGCTGGGCTTGACCTCGTCCACAAAGGTCTTTGCGTCCGAAATCGAATGAAACAGTTCCTGATTTTCCTTGTTGGCTTGGATTGCAATATCAAGCAAATCGCTGCGCACAAGTTCGATACCACAGAAGTCCCAGCTGACCCGGCGAAGATAACGAATCACTTCTTTAAGTTGCTCCTGACTTTTTTCAGTCAGCAACTCGGTACGCATCCGGTTTGTTTTTCGCAATGCAAAATACTTATTCATCTGGCTCCTCCTTAAAAATTTTTTTCACCAGCTGGCAGAGCTGGCTCCAATCCTGCCGGAACTCAAGAAGCGCCTGCCGTCCTTCTTCCGTTACGACGTAATATTTTCGACTTGGTCCCTTGGGGGAAGGTCTGCGCTCTACCGTAACCTTTCCCTGCTGCTCCAAGCGCAATAGCAGCGGATAGAGTGTGCTTTCACTCAAGTCAGAAAATCCGACCTGTTTCAAATGCATCACGATCTCATAGCCATAGGTCGGCTCTTGCGCAATCAATTTCAGGACACAATATTCCAGAACACCCTTTAAAAGTTGTGCATTGTTTTCCATAAGTCCTCCTCTCCGCTAGTATGTAATGCGTAGTAGCTTATCTACATTGTATTACATAGTAGTGTTTCTGTCAAGTCCTGACCTATTGGCATTACAACCAAAAATCATGTCATATTTTTATGCAACAAAAAAGCCCTGAGACTTTCATCTCAGAGCTCTTTGTTAAGTCGGCGACTACCTATTTTCACAAGCCGTTTCCAGCTAACTATCTTCGGCACAAGTAAGCTTAACTTCTGTGTTCGGAATGGGAACAGGTGGAACCTTACCGTCATCGACACCGACCGATTTGACTGAATCAGTATATCACATTTCTGCTTTACTGTCCAGTATTTTTAGAAGGACGTGCCTTCAAAACTGAATAATCACTGCTAACATTTTTTCGTTGACTTAAAAGTCTCAAGCGAATTGTGGTCAAGCCCTCGACCTATTAGTACACGCTTGCTGAATGGATCACTCCACTTACACATCGTGCCTATCAACCTTGTAGTCTTCAAGGGGTCTTACTTGTTTGAAACAATGGGATATCTTATCTTTGGGTCGGCTTCACGCTTAGATGCTTTCAGCGTTTATCCGATCCGTACATAGTTGCCCAGCTATGCCCTTGGCAGAACAACTGGTGCGCCAGAGGTACGTCCGCTCCGGTCCTCTCGTACTAGGAACAGCTCCCATCAAATATCCTGCGCCCACGACAGATAGGGACCGAACTGTCTCACGACGTTCTGAACCCAGCTCGCGTACCGCTTTAATTGGCGAACAGCCAAACCCTTGGGACCGAATACAGCCCCAGGATGCGATGAGCCGACATCGAGGTGCCAAACCTCCCCGTCGATGTGGACTCTTGGGGGAGATCAGCCTGTTATCCCCAGGGTAACTTTTATCCGTTGAGCGATGGCATTTCCACTCACATACCACCGGATCACTAACTCCAACTTTCGTTACTGCTCGACCCGTCAGTCTCGCAGTTAGGCTCGCTTCTGCGTTTGCACTCTTTTGCTTGATTTCCGTTCAAGCTGAGCGAACCTTTGAACGCCTCCGTTACTCTTTAGGAGGCGACCGCCCCAGTCAAACTGCCCACCT harbors:
- a CDS encoding PadR family transcriptional regulator, producing the protein MENNAQLLKGVLEYCVLKLIAQEPTYGYEIVMHLKQVGFSDLSESTLYPLLLRLEQQGKVTVERRPSPKGPSRKYYVVTEEGRQALLEFRQDWSQLCQLVKKIFKEEPDE